A region from the Triticum aestivum cultivar Chinese Spring chromosome 3D, IWGSC CS RefSeq v2.1, whole genome shotgun sequence genome encodes:
- the LOC123076494 gene encoding UPF0481 protein At3g47200-like gives MAGEGSSSSDYELFDVDEDDDDLMLIPEHAQCIMDDPMLVGKKDNHIDRQQKQKQILEKLRTMEEKVRMAIPERPAKPPTICVVPVDLTEGNRGAYSPKVVCIGPIFDSKRKTDSMLRLEHYKWRCVRKLIIERHPGGTLESDDWSLEVHTPLLRKCTSMMMRLVPQVRASYSSLSFYEDTNGDNTSNEELAIKMLLDGCFVLHRLLKYGREANGGMDDDDWNQRLGRCWVWATVKSDLLLLNNQVPFFVVRKLLKLLRSNIDESDDILVNGGLQFFSSLHPPRLHSAPIACHDVHHLLHLFYLSIDLPLSCSHQDSACKNAALPTGQTWWVPCAKELEEAGVRLCARKHGAASFLDVRFHQGNLEIPPLQLFDYSEPLFRNLIAFEQTYPATPGRITEYAIFMDCLVKTSEDLRLLHRSGVLVNYMNGERGDAAMQFFNRLCAGVHTSAGRNYLAGVLEEVSRYQRGKWPRWRAALVSNYFTNPWVTASVFAAAILLAMTVLQTFYTVVGYYKPSK, from the exons ATGGCTGGTGAAG GCAGCAGTTCTTCAGACTATGAACTTTTTGATgtggatgaagatgacgatgatctAATGTTGATACCAGAGCATGCACAATGTATTATGGATGATCCAATGCTGG TAGGTAAAAAGGACAACCACATAGACCGgcagcagaagcagaagcagaTACTCGAGAAACTCAGGACGATGGAGGAGAAGGTGAGGATGGCGATTCCTGAACGGCCCGCGAAGCCGCCAACCATCTGCGTTGTCCCTGTGGACCTCACCGAGGGCAACAGGGGCGCCTACAGCCCCAAGGTCGTCTGCATCGGCCCGATCTTCGACAGCAAGCGCAAAACGGACAGCATGCTCAGGCTCGAGCATTACAAGTGGCGCTGCGTCCGCAAGCTCATCATTGAGCGCCACCCAGGCGGAACCTTGGAGTCGGATGACTGGTCGCTGGAGGTACACACACCGCTGCTACGGAAGTGCACCAGCATGATGATGCGCCTCGTGCCCCAAGTTCGTGCCTCCTACAGCAGCCTTTCTTTCTACGAGGATACCAACGGTGACAACACGAGCAATGAAGAGCTGGCGATCAAGATGCTGCTCGACGGATGCTTCGTCCTCCACCGCCTGCTCAAGTACGGACGTGAAGCTAATGGTGGCATGGACGACGATGATTGGAACCAGCGTCTCGGTCGGTGCTGGGTCTGGGCAACCGTGAAGAGTGACCTACTACTGCTCAACAACCAGGTTCCTTTCTTCGTCGTTCGGAAACTGTTAAAACTCCTGAGGAGCAACATTGACGAGAGCGATGACATCCTTGTCAATGGCGGCCTCCAGTTCTTCAGCTCCCTGCATCCTCCACGGCTCCACTCCGCTCCCATCGCTTGCCACGACGTGCATCACCTCCTCCACCTATTCTACCTATCCATCGACCTCCCGCTGTCGTGTTCGCACCAGGACTCCGCCTGCAAGAACGCCGCACTGCCAACAGGGCAAACGTGGTGGGTGCCATGCGCCAAGGAGCTGGAGGAGGCCGGTGTTCGGCTCTGTGCACGTAAGCATGGTGCCGCGAGCTTCCTCGACGTGAGGTTCCACCAAGGCAATCTAGAGATCCCACCGCTCCAGCTATTCGACTACAGCGAACCCCTGTTCCGCAACCTAATCGCGTTCGAGCAGACCTACCCGGCAACGCCGGGCCGCATCACCGAATACGCAATCTTCATGGACTGCCTCGTCAAGACGAGCGAGGACCTGCGCCTCCTTCACCGGAGCGGGGTGCTCGTGAACTACATGAACGGCGAGAGGGGCGACGCCGCCATGCAGTTCTTCAACCGCCTCTGCGCGGGGGTGCACACCTCTGCCGGCCGCAACTACCTTGCTGGCGTGCTGGAGGAGGTCTCCAGGTACCAGAGAGGAAAGTGGCCCCGTTGGCGTGCCGCTCTAGTGAGCAACTATTTCACCAACCCATGGGTGACAGCGTCGGTTTTCGCCGCGGCGATCTTGCTCGCCATGACTGTGCTGCAGACCTTCTACACTGTCGTTGGGTACTACAAGCCATCCAAGTAA